The following are from one region of the Estrella lausannensis genome:
- a CDS encoding MGH1-like glycoside hydrolase domain-containing protein yields MALTEEDKRLEEAKAGKAPWRKFGPYLSERQWGTVREDYSPGGTAWEYLPHDEARSRAYRWGEDGIAGISDESQYMCFALSFWNGKDPILKERLFGLTGNEGNHGEDVKEVYFYLDNLPSHAYMKYLYKYPQNPYPYTDLVETNKKRTREQPEYELIDTGIFDKDEYFDIFIEYAKSNPEDILIRIRVENRGEREAPLTLLPTLWFRNVWSWKEGVKKPTIALENEGCLRAQHPWLGQYRLLFKGADETLFTENETNMERLFNAESASPFVKDAFHRYLIDGDRTAVNPAKTGTKAAPLYRITVPGKSGSTIEMRLVKSTSALEPDLVDQETVFKTRIQEADAFYSSITPFPLSDDMRLVQRQAFAGLLWNKQCYIYSVKDWLKGDPLQPKPPKCREEGRNQHWPYFEVRDIFSMPDKWEYPWFASWDLAFHAVSLAMIDPEFAKSQMILLTREWTMAPNGQIPAYEWCFSDVNPPVQAWASMRIYQIEAKRHGTKDCSFLERMFQKLLLNFTWWVNRKDAEGRNIFEGGFLGLDNIGAFDRSLAPPSGGILLQQDGTGWMGMYCLNMLQIALELATNDPVYEDMASKFFEHFVHIANAINNVTEQQEGLWDKEDGFYHSMLIQPDGKRILLRQDNMAGIIPLFAVATNDAYVPKQFPDFKKRFRWFADHKPEMLTNIADMTKLGQEGRVLLAFANQTKMTRTLKKILHPDEFLSPYGIRSVSKKHEKHPFSIELSGKKFFLDYEPAESTCGLFGGNSNWRGPVWFPLNYLLIESLQKFDHYYGCDFKVECPTGSGNMKSLWEVSQDLTKRLISVFLKDQDGRRPLWGENTKFQTDPHFRDYLFFHEYFHGDNGKGLGASNQTGWTAIVAKLICQLAEYNPKEAEKKKEHVH; encoded by the coding sequence ATGGCGTTGACGGAAGAGGACAAACGGCTGGAAGAGGCCAAGGCAGGCAAAGCCCCCTGGCGCAAATTCGGTCCTTATCTCAGCGAAAGGCAGTGGGGCACGGTGCGGGAGGATTATAGTCCCGGAGGAACGGCCTGGGAGTATCTTCCCCACGACGAGGCCCGGTCACGCGCTTACCGCTGGGGAGAAGACGGCATCGCCGGCATCTCCGACGAGAGCCAGTACATGTGCTTCGCGCTCTCGTTTTGGAACGGGAAAGATCCCATTTTAAAAGAGCGCCTCTTCGGCCTGACGGGCAATGAGGGCAACCACGGAGAAGATGTCAAAGAGGTCTACTTCTATCTCGACAACCTACCCTCTCACGCTTACATGAAGTATCTCTATAAATATCCGCAAAACCCCTACCCCTATACAGATCTGGTCGAGACCAACAAGAAGCGTACGAGAGAGCAGCCCGAGTATGAACTGATCGACACCGGAATTTTTGACAAAGACGAGTATTTCGACATCTTCATCGAATACGCCAAATCCAATCCCGAGGACATCCTGATCCGGATCAGGGTAGAGAACAGGGGAGAAAGAGAAGCGCCTCTTACCCTATTGCCAACCCTTTGGTTTAGAAACGTGTGGTCGTGGAAAGAGGGTGTCAAGAAGCCGACGATCGCTTTGGAAAATGAGGGGTGCCTGCGTGCTCAACATCCCTGGCTTGGGCAGTACAGGCTGCTTTTCAAAGGAGCCGATGAGACACTCTTCACGGAAAACGAAACCAACATGGAGCGCCTATTCAACGCTGAAAGCGCCTCTCCCTTCGTCAAGGATGCCTTCCATCGCTACCTGATCGATGGCGACAGAACAGCTGTCAACCCGGCCAAAACAGGCACCAAAGCCGCGCCCCTCTACCGCATCACAGTTCCGGGAAAAAGCGGGTCTACGATCGAGATGCGCCTTGTCAAAAGTACATCGGCGCTTGAGCCCGATCTTGTCGATCAAGAAACCGTGTTCAAAACAAGAATTCAAGAAGCGGATGCCTTCTATAGCAGCATCACCCCATTCCCTCTAAGTGATGATATGCGGCTCGTCCAAAGGCAAGCCTTCGCGGGCCTTCTCTGGAATAAACAGTGCTACATCTACTCTGTCAAGGATTGGCTGAAAGGCGATCCCCTGCAGCCAAAGCCCCCAAAATGCCGTGAGGAGGGGCGCAACCAACACTGGCCCTATTTTGAAGTTCGGGACATCTTCTCCATGCCGGACAAATGGGAGTACCCTTGGTTCGCGTCCTGGGATCTTGCCTTCCACGCCGTCTCTTTGGCAATGATCGATCCGGAATTTGCCAAAAGCCAGATGATTTTGCTGACAAGGGAGTGGACAATGGCTCCCAACGGGCAGATTCCCGCCTATGAGTGGTGCTTTAGTGATGTCAACCCTCCCGTACAGGCTTGGGCATCCATGCGTATTTATCAGATCGAAGCCAAAAGACATGGGACGAAAGACTGCTCATTCTTAGAGCGCATGTTCCAAAAGCTTCTCCTCAACTTCACCTGGTGGGTGAACAGAAAAGACGCCGAAGGGCGCAACATCTTCGAGGGAGGATTCTTAGGTCTCGACAATATCGGCGCTTTCGATCGCTCCCTCGCGCCCCCTTCCGGAGGCATCCTACTCCAGCAAGACGGCACCGGATGGATGGGAATGTATTGCCTCAACATGCTGCAGATCGCGCTGGAGCTGGCGACCAACGACCCTGTCTATGAGGACATGGCGAGTAAATTTTTCGAACATTTTGTCCATATCGCCAATGCCATCAATAACGTGACCGAACAGCAAGAAGGGCTTTGGGACAAAGAAGACGGGTTCTACCACAGCATGCTCATCCAGCCCGATGGCAAGCGCATCCTGCTCCGCCAAGACAATATGGCAGGAATTATTCCGCTGTTTGCTGTCGCGACAAACGACGCCTATGTCCCGAAGCAGTTTCCCGATTTCAAAAAGAGGTTCCGCTGGTTTGCCGACCACAAGCCTGAGATGCTCACCAACATTGCGGATATGACCAAGCTTGGGCAGGAGGGACGGGTGCTGCTTGCTTTTGCCAACCAAACAAAAATGACAAGAACCCTTAAAAAAATTCTGCATCCGGACGAATTTTTGAGCCCCTACGGCATTCGCTCGGTCTCGAAAAAACATGAGAAGCATCCCTTCTCGATCGAGCTTTCAGGAAAAAAATTCTTTCTCGACTATGAGCCCGCGGAGTCGACCTGCGGCCTCTTCGGAGGCAACTCCAACTGGCGAGGTCCTGTGTGGTTTCCCTTAAACTACCTCCTAATCGAGTCGTTGCAAAAATTCGATCACTACTATGGCTGCGATTTCAAAGTGGAGTGTCCGACAGGCTCGGGCAATATGAAAAGCCTTTGGGAGGTGTCGCAAGACCTTACGAAGCGGTTGATCAGCGTCTTTTTAAAAGATCAGGACGGGCGCCGCCCCCTCTGGGGAGAGAACACCAAATTCCAGACCGACCCCCATTTCCGCGACTATCTGTTCTTTCACGAATATTTCCATGGCGACAACGGCAAAGGCCTGGGAGCTAGCAACCAGACGGGATGGACGGCAATTGTTGCCAAGCTGATTTGCCAGCTTGCCGAGTACAACCCAAAAGAAGCAGAGAAAAAGAAGGAACACGTCCATTGA
- a CDS encoding SDR family NAD(P)-dependent oxidoreductase, with translation MKELTGKVAVVTGGNSGIGAAIVLELAERGAQVVIDYVAHPEAENELERKIASLGSRAVGVKADISLVADIELLVSRAVSTFGQLDIFVNNAGIETRTSVLDTSESQYDKVLAINLKSAFFSTQIAARQMIKQEAGGRIINITSVHEDWPMPGNTAYCLSKGGMRMLTRTAALELAPHGILVTAVGPGAVATPINLSTMKDPALMQKLDSVIPLGRMAKPEEIAQVVGFLSGGGASYMTAATLFVDGGLMHQSPGL, from the coding sequence ATGAAAGAACTGACAGGAAAAGTGGCTGTCGTCACCGGGGGCAACAGCGGAATCGGGGCGGCGATTGTGCTGGAGCTGGCAGAGCGGGGAGCCCAGGTTGTGATCGACTATGTCGCCCACCCTGAGGCGGAAAATGAGCTCGAGAGAAAAATCGCAAGTCTGGGAAGCCGAGCGGTCGGTGTGAAGGCCGATATCAGCCTAGTGGCGGACATCGAGCTGCTTGTAAGCCGCGCAGTCTCCACGTTCGGCCAGCTCGACATCTTCGTCAACAACGCAGGGATTGAAACGAGGACATCGGTGCTCGACACGAGCGAATCACAGTACGACAAGGTACTTGCCATCAATTTAAAAAGCGCTTTCTTCAGCACGCAAATCGCGGCGAGACAGATGATTAAGCAGGAAGCAGGCGGCCGCATCATCAATATCACGTCCGTCCACGAAGACTGGCCGATGCCCGGCAACACGGCCTATTGCCTCTCCAAAGGCGGCATGCGGATGCTCACGAGAACTGCCGCCCTGGAGCTTGCTCCCCATGGAATCTTAGTGACTGCCGTCGGCCCGGGCGCTGTCGCAACACCGATCAACTTAAGCACGATGAAAGACCCTGCGCTGATGCAAAAGCTAGACAGTGTCATCCCGTTGGGCCGCATGGCAAAACCGGAGGAGATCGCCCAAGTCGTCGGATTTTTATCCGGAGGCGGCGCCAGCTACATGACGGCCGCCACCCTGTTTGTCGACGGCGGCCTGATGCATCAAAGCCCAGGACTTTAA